CTCCGAGTGTGAATTTTGGAGTTGTACCACCATCTTGCCGCCCATCAAGCGTCGTCTGCTCAGCCACTGACGAGGCCAGCGACAAAACCAATCCATGACACCCAGCAGGCATCTGCAATTCCTTCGCTACATCACCCGCCTGCTTCCACAATGATATGGTGCGTGACATTGCCTCACCCGGCATCGTTGAACGCGCGATCATACCCAAACTGGTGAGAGTGAGGACGGAGCTACCTGGATCATCGGCCAGCACTGACGCGTGTCTGCCCGGCCAGCGGCGCTCAAGCTGCGGTCCGTCCATCAACAAGACCACAACCAAGCTTGGACCGACTGAGTTGATGATCGGAAGTACAGGATCCAGTCGCGCGAGATCCTCACAGATTAAGACTGCGAGGCTCGCCCCCCGCCTGACGACCGAGAAAACGCACTCTCGCGAGGAAACTCCGATTCGTTCCCACCAGTCTAGGTGCGGATCAAGAGTATGCCCCAAATGATAGCGCCGGATCTGCCCTGAATCGAGCCGCCACCGGTGGTGCTTCGATTGAGTCCACCCCTGATACGGCCGATCGTTCACATAGCGCACGGTCAGCGCCGAGTTCTGGCCGGCACTTTTCGAGTTGCGGCCATGCTTAATCTCCGTGGCTCCCGTTACAAATAGTTCCAGACCCTTCACGCGGCGAGGCAATTCGAACGCAACTTCCATCGCAAAATCTGTCGGCAGTGCGCCTTCCGGTAGAACGACACCGTGGATATCACCTGACTCGCGCCGAGCCTCGTCAACAAGCGTCTTGATAAATCTTACAAACTCAACGGGCTTCACCGCTTTCAACCACGTCGGAACAACCTCAAAGAATCCATAACCTCCATCGACGTCAGTCTTTGCTGCCCTGAAGGCGTTTCCCGAGACGACAAATGGATATGGGATCAAGAGCAAGTTTAGAGGTTTCGCCGTTTCATCCGACGGATGACCAAACAGCCACGAAGTGCAAACAGCTGTTTTTGCAGGTAGCAGCGCTAGATTGTGAGATAGCGCACGCAGGGTATATCCTACTCCCGGCGTATTTGTTTTTGGCTGCACACATGCTCTCGCAGGCGGCACCGCCCAACAGAGGCTGTGCGGAATAGGAAGCCATGATCTAGCGGTCCGCCGCCCGTAGTACCTCTGTGTCTGCTCCATGACCGCACGTGCAAACACGAGTCGCCTTGCATGGACTTCCGACAACTTCTTCGGCGAACGATTCGGCGCGCTTCCGCGGATTCGGCTTGGCGTATAGAACCATCCGAGCTTCGTTATCGCAAAGCCAATGCCCTCGCATGCTTCGTCTGCGATTGCGAGCAGTTCAAGCGCGCATCGCGCCAACGGCAGATGTGCATCATCGATATCCGCCCGTCTATACTGGGCAACCAAGCGCTTCCATAGCTTCTGCACGCTGGGAGGAGCAGTCCAAAGAGACTGCCACTTCACAGCGCTGCGCTTAATCCGCCGACGCCACTGATCGTCGAATATACCCGGTCCTTCGCCGCCATCATTTATGCTTGGCGCAGCGTATCCACCAGTAACCTCCAAAATAGAAGCTGCGACAGCAAAGACGTCCGGCGGCCAATCCGGACATGAGTCCCAATCCGATCGCTTGCGATCTGGATTGGTGCCGTTTGGGAGCAGATACGCAATCAAATCAGCCGCAATTGCCATACGATTGTCACCCGCATAGGTTACCCAATCGTGTGACACACAACTTTCATTGTCCAGCAATTTCTGATCGCGCTTGAGATCGACAGCTCAGGTCGCTTCACGCAATCGAGTGCACCGGCGGCCCTACTCACAAGGTATGGTCAGGGCCACACTGCAGTTCGCTCATGTATTCCGCTACGGCGCGATGTCGAGGCCCTTGTAGAGCGCCGCGGCGTAGTTGCCGTGGGCGCGGACGTTCTTGATCGACTTCTTCGCCACGAGATGCAGGCGGCCGTGCACCACCGGCAGCATCAGCGCCTCGTCGTGCACCAGCTGCTGCACCTTGAAGAAATTGGTCCGTCGGTCGGCCTCGGTGATCGAGCCGCGGCCGGCGTCGAGCAGCGCGTCCGTCGCCGGGTCCGCCCACATCATGCGGTTCGGCACCGGGCGGTTCTTGGAGTGGTAGTAGAGGTACATCTGGTCGCCGGCCGAGGTGTACGGCACCGACAGCGTCCAGATGTCGTAGTCCTGCTGCGCGATCTTCTGGAAGAACACGGTCGGGTCCCACATCTGGATCTTGATGTCGACGCCGACCTTGCGCGCCGCGCCCTGCAGCACCTCCGACAGCTTCGGGTTCTGCCCGACGGTGTAGGAATAGAGCAGCAGCTCGAGCTTCTTGCCGTCCTTGTGGCGGAAGCCGTCGGCGCCCATCGCCCAGCCGGCGTCGTCGAGCAGCTTGCGCGACAGCGCGGGATCGTACTTCGTGAGCCCGTCGAGCGTCGCCGGGTTGAAATCCAGCGCCTGCTCGGCGACCAGGGAGCGCGCCGCGACCGCCTGGCCGAAGAAGATCGCCTTGTTGATCTCCTCGCGGTCGATCAGATGGCTGAGCGCGGCGCGCACGCGCTTGTCGCGCAGGTGCTCGCGGGTCGTCTTGAAGCCGTAGTAGTACATCGAGAAATAGGCGTCGGGCTCGTAGACCGACAGGTTCGGCGCCTTGCGGAAGGCGTCGATCGCCTGCAGCGGGTTCCAGTGGCAGAAATCCGCCTGGCCGGCGAGCATCGCGGCCATCCGCGTGGTCTCCTCCGGCACGATGCGCCAGATCATGCGCTCGTACTTGACCGGCCCGGGGTTCTTGTAGACGGCGGTCGGGCCCCATTTGTAGGCGTCGTGGCGCTTCAGCACGAGCTCCTTGCGCGGCTCCCACCGCTCCCAGCACAGCGGCCCGGTGCCGTCGAAGCCCTTGACGCCGAAATCGGCGCCGAGCGCGTCGACGTTGTCCTTGTTGATGATGGTGGCGGCGAAGTTCGTCAGGTCGACCAGCAGCTCGGCGTGCGGCCGCTTGAGCTTGTAGACCAGCGTGTGCGGATCGGGCGCGGTCAGGGAGTCGATGTCGCCGAGGCGCCAGTAGAACGGGTACCTGGCGTCGGGGTTGGCCAGCCGGCTGAACGAGTAGATGACGTCCGCCGCGGTGAACTTCTTGCCGCTGCAGAACGTCACGTCGTCGCGCAGCTTGAAGGTGTAGGTCAGGCCGTCGGCCGAGCGGTCCCACGACTTCGCCAGCAGCGGCTTGACCGCCTTCAGATCCCAGTCGAGCGCCACCAGCGTGTCGCCCATCATGTACATGGGATGGCCCATGCCGCTCGACGTGTTGGTGTGCGGATCGTATTTCGGCGCGTCCTGCGTGCGGATGTTCACGAAGGTCTGCGCGGCGGCCGCGGTGGCCGCGAGGGACAACCCGAGCGCCACCGACGCGGCCTTGATCATGCGCGTGATCGACATTCCCAACCCCTTCGACATCGTTCGACCGGCGCTTCCGGCGCGCCGTTGCCGCCAGCCTAGAACGGCCGGCGGATTCCGCAAAGCGGCGGCGGAGCGCCCGCCGTCAGCGCAGGAAGTCCGGCGAGATCAGCGACGGCAGGAAAAGCGACGCCGCCGGCCACGCGATGACCAGCGCCAGCACCAGCAGCATCGGCACCAGCATGATCATCGTGTCCTTGATGGCGTCGCGCACGCGCATGCCCGCCACCGAGCAGGCGATCATCAGGCACAGCCCGTAGGGCGGCGTCACCAGCCCGAAGGCCAGCGACACGATGCCGATCATCGCGAAGTGCACGGGGTCCATCGCGACGCCCTTGGCCAGCGGCTGCAGGATCGGGCCGCAGATGATGATCGCGGGGATCGCGTCGAGGAAGCAGCCGACCACCAGGAACACGAAGGCGATGAAGAAGCCGACGCCGTAGAAGCCCATGTTCCACGAGCGCACGTCGGTGAGGATCGCGTCCGGGATCTTGTAGTAGGCCAGCAGCCAGCCGAACATCGAGGCGGTGCCGACGCAGAACAGCGCGACGCCGGCCAGCTTGCCGGTGTCGAGCAGCGCGCCGTAGAGGCCCTTGAGGTCCATCTCGCGGTAGACGATGAACGACAGCGTGCCGGCGTAGAGCACGGCGATGGCCGCCGACTCGGTCGCCGTGAACCAGCCGAAGATCTTGCCGCCGATGATGATGACCGGCGTCATCAGCGCCAGCGACGAGTGCGCCAGCGCGCCGGTGAACTGGCTCCACGTCGCGCGCGGGTAGGTGGGGTAGCCGCGGCGGACGGCGTAGGCGTGGACGGTCGCCATCTGCGCCAGCCCGATCAGCAGTCCGGGCACGATGCCGGCGAGGAACAGCGCGCCGATCGATGTCGTCAGGATGCCGCCCCACACGATCATCAGGATCGACGGCGGGACGATCACCGCCAGCACGGCCGACACGGCGGTGATGGCGACGGAGAAGCTGTCGTCGTAGCCCTCCTTGCGCTGCGCCTCGATGAAGAGCTTGGACTGGCTGGCGGCGTCGGCGGTCGAGGAGCCGGAGATGCCGGCGAAGAAGATCGACAGCACGACGTTGATCTGCGCCAGCCCTCCGGGGAAGTGCCCGACCATGGTGCGCGACAGCTTCATCAGCCGGTCGGTGATGCCGCCGGTGTTCATCAGGTTGGCGGTCAGCAGGAAGAAGGGCACCGCCAGCAGGATGAAGGAATTGTAGGCGTTGAAGGTCTCCTGCGCGAGCGACATGACCGACAGGCGCGGCTCGATCGCCAGGATCGGCAGGCACGCCAGCCCGAGCGCGAAGGCCACCGGCACGCGCAGGAACATCAGCAGGAAGAACAGGCCGAAAAGGACGATGGCCGCCTGGCCGGGCGACAGGACCGCGCCGGTCACGCGCGCGCCCCGGCGATGACCGCGAGGTCGTCGCGCATCTGCGGTCCGAGGAACACCAGCCACGTGAAGCCGGCCACCGGCCAGGCGACATGGATCAGCCACAGCGGCAGCTCGGCCAGCTCCGAGATCCGGTTCCACGCGAATTTCGTGAACTCGTAGCCGGCGACGATGAACACCAGGGCCAGCGCGAGCACGCCGATCCGGCCGAGCAGGCGCGCCACCGCCTCGCCGCGCGCGCCCATGCGCGGCCAGACGTCGACCTCGAAATGGGCGCTGTCGCGCACGCCGACCATGGTGCCGATCATGATCGTCCAGATGAACAGGAAGCGCGCCATCTCCTCGGTCCAGATGTAGTGCGGAATGATCGCGGTGAAGCGCGAGAAGATCTGCAGGCTGACCGGCAGCACGAGGATCGCGACCGCGAACACCAGCGCGTGGTCGAGGGCGCGGCCGTAGACGGCGGCGACCCGGCGCCAGAGGCCCGGCGGCCTGGGGACTTGGATTGTCATGGGGTTCCGGAGCGCGGACGCGGTGGCGCGGCCCCGCCGCGCGGGCGGCGGGGCCGGCGGCGCGGCGTCAGACGGCGTTGATCTGCGCGTAGATGCCCTCGGCGCCGATCTCCTTGGCGTAGGTGGCCATCACCGGGTCGACCAGCTTCTTCATCGCGTCGCGGTCGGTGAACGGCACGCGCTTGAGCTTGCCGGCCTTCTCGAGCGCGTCGAGCTTGGTCTTCTCCTCGCTCGACTCCAGCGCGCGGCCGAAATCGCCGGCCTCGGCGCCCGCCTTGACGATCGCTTCCTGGAGCTCCTTCGGCAGCGTCTTGAGCGTCTTCACCGAGAAGCAGATCGGCCGGATCGAGACCGCGTGCTCGGTCAGGTTCAGGTGCGGCGCGACCTCGTAGAACTTCATCGCCTCGACGCCGGCGGCCTCGTTCTCGCCGGCCTGGATGACGCCGTTCTGGATGGCGTTGTAGACCTCGTTGTAGGCGATGACGGTCGGCGACATGCCGGCGGCGGCGAAGGTCTTGGACCAGATCGGCGCGCCCTGGACGCGCACCTTCAGGCCCTTGATCTCGGCCAGGTTCCGCACCGGCTTGTTGGCGAAGATGTTGCGCACGCCGCCGCCGGCGTGGCCGATCAGCATGACCTCGGCCTTCTGCGCGATCTCGTCGGCGATCGGCTTGAGCAGGTTCTTGCCGACCACGGCGTTCATGTGCGCGATGTCGCGGAACACGAACGGCGCGTCGATGAACGGCGCGGCCTTCGCGAAGGTCGACATGTGGGCCGGCGAGACGATGGCGTAGTCGACCGCCTTGCCCTGCGCCATGTACTCGAAATACTGCTTCTCGAGCCCGAGCGAGGAGTTCTTGTGCAGCGTGAAGTTGACGGGCTTGCCGTAGTACTTGACCACGAGCTCGCTGAAGCGGACCAGCGCCTTGGTGAAGGCGTGGTCGTCGTTGAACTGGACGGCGCCGTTGAGCGTCACCGGAGTCTGGGCCCGGAGCACGGCGGGCGCCGCGATGGCGGCCGCGCCGGCGGCCGCGAGAATTTGTCTGCGCTTCATCTGGTGTTTCCTTCCCGGGTGGCGTGCCCGTTCGCGGGCGGCCTTGCCGGCAGTCTGGTCCGAAGCGCGAACCATTCGCAAGCCGAAACGCGCGCGTGCGGCGCGCTCACGGGTCGCGCAGGACGCAGGTCGCGGTGGCGTGCAGCACCGGATCGACCACGGCGTGGCTGAACAGCCACGCCTCGGCGTGCAGCGAGGCGCGGCCGCGGCGGATGACGCGGGCGATGGCGAGGGTATCGGCCGGCTGGGCCGGGCGCAGGAACGTGGCGTTCAAGGTCGAGGTCAGCGCCAGCCGCGCGCCGCCGGTCGCGGCCACGGCGGCGGCGAAGACCGCCGTGTCGGCGAAGGATAGCAGCAGCGGGCCGGAGAAGATTTCGCCGGGGCCGACGAAATCGGCCGCGAACGGAAACCGCAGCCGGACGTCCTGGTCCTCCGCCTCCTCGACGACGACGCCGTGCCGGTCGCGCGCCGGCAGCGCGCGCTCGAGCAGGGCCTGGAGCTCGTCGGCGGTCATGGCCGCCGATATCGCATGGAAAGACCGCGGCGCGCCATCGTATGGTGCGCGCCGCCCCGACGGATCCCCGCCGATGTCCTTCCTCGACCACATCGAACGCTGCAACGCGCACGACCTGTCGCAGTTCGCGCCATGGCGCATCGGCGCCACGCCGGCGGGGTGGGTGCACCGCGATTTCGCGCCCCATCTGGCGTCGCCGGGCTCGCCGTTCCGGCGCGACGGCGCCGGCTGGCGGCTCGACGACGCGTTGACGACGCCGGTGGCGCGCACCCGCGCGGTCGAGGCGTTCCTGCTGACGCTGCGCGACCGCGGCCTGGTCGAGGCGTGGCGCGGCGAGCGCTATCCCGTCACGCCCGATCTCAAGGCGACGCCGCTGATGGACATCGAGCGCGCCGCCGCGCCGCTGTTCGGCGTGCGCGCCTACGGCGTGCACCTCACCGGCTTCACGCGGCGCGCCGACGGGCTGCGCATCTGGGTGCCGCGCCGGGCGCGCGACAAGCCGACCTACCCCGGCATGCTCGACAACACCGTCGCCGGCGGCCAGCCGACCGGGCTCGGGCTGATGGAGAACGTCGTCAAGGAGTGCGGCGAGGAGGCCTCGATCCCGCCGGAGATCGCGCGCCGCGCCGTGGCCGTCGGCGCCATCACCTACTGCCACCAGTCCGGCGCGCAGCTGAAGCCCGACGTGCAGTACGTGTTCGACCTCGAGCTGCCGGCGGACTTCACCTGCGCCGGCAACGACGGCGAGGTCGAGTCGTTCGAGCTGTGGCCGGCGCGGTCCGTGTACGAGCGCGTGCGCGACACGATGGACTTCAAGTACAACTGCAACCTCGTGCTGATCGACTTCTTCGTGCGCCACGGCCTGATCGAGGCCGACGACCCCGACTATTTCGCGATCGTCTCCGGCCTGCGGCGCAACGCCCATGGTCCCGGAAGGTGAGCGGCGCGGCGCCGCGGCCTATGGACTCGCGCCGGAGCGCGCGCGATAAGCGGCCGGTTCCTCCGACCGCCCGGACATGACGACCGCACGACGCGCCACACCCGACACGACGACGCCGCGGCGGGCGCTGGCGTCGTGGCTGGCGCTGTTCGCGCTGACGCTGCAGGTCTTCGCGCCGGTGGCGCACGCCCGTGCCCTGCTCGGCCTGAGCCAGGCCGCGCCCGACGGCTACATGGTGGTGTGCTCGGCCGATGGGCTGAAGGTGGTGCGCACCGACATATCGGCCGCGCCCCAGGACGACGACGGCCGCATCGTCGGCTTCCACCTGCCCTACGACGTCCACGCCAAATCGGCCAAGCACACCTGCTGTCTCGCCGCCGCGATCGCGGCGGTCGCGCCGGAAGCGCCGGCCGCCATCCGGTCCGACGACGGGCCGTCGAGCGCGGCGGCGATCCCGGCCTCCGCGGCGACGGCCGATCGCGGGCCGGCGCCTGAGCGTCCCGGCCACCCGCGCGATCCGCCCGCCGTCCATCCCACGAGCCCTTCGTAGCGCCACCGGCGGGAGCATCCGGCGGGGCGCGCGTCCCCCGTCCGATGGAGATCCACCCATGTCGCCGCTCCTTCCGCGCGCGCTTTCCGCCGCCGTCCTGTCGTCGTCGCTCGTCCTCCCCGCCGCCGCCCATGTCGTCGCCCATCCCGATGAGGGCGTCGCCGGCGGCTATTTCCGCGCCGCGTTCGCCGTCACCCACGGCTGCAAAGGCTCGCCGACCGTCGCGGTGACGATCCGCGTTCCCGCCGACGTGCTGTCGGTGAAGCCGCGGCCGAAGGCCGGTTGGACGATCGAGATCGTCAAGCGTCCCGTCGATCCGCCGGTCGAATCCGGCCACGGCTCCGCCATCCGCGAGACGGCGGCCGAGGTGACCTGGCGCGGCGGTCCCCTCGACGACGCGCATTTCGACGATTTCACGCTGTCGATGCGCCTGCCCGCGAAGCCCGGCGAGACGCTGTACTTCCCGGTGGTCCAGACCTGCGCCTCCGGCGCCCACAACTGGACGACCATCCCGGCGGCCGGCCAGGGCTGGCACGACGTGCCCGAGCCCGCTCCGTTCGTGAAGCTGCGCGCGCGTTGAGCGTGCCGCCGGCCATCGCCTCGGACCAACCCCATCGCCGGACGACACGCCGCCCGTGGCCAGGCGCGACGCACGTCCCTACCCGCCGGTGTCAGTCCGCATGTCCGACCAACCGTACGCCCCGCGGCGCGCCAGCGGCGACGTCCGCGCGATGATCGCCGGCGTCGTGTCGCTCGGCGCGCCGGCGGGCGCCCAGGCGGGCTGGGCGTTCGACAAGGGGCCGGGCCTGCGCCTCGACGCGCGCGATCTGTTCAAAAAGGCCCACGTGTCGAACACCGGCGTCCGGCCCGTGGCCCTGGCGACCGACGCGCTGTACAATTCCGTCGAGGGTCGCGCGGTGTTCGTCGGCCTCGGATTCAAGTGGTGACCGCGATTCCCCTGGGTGAAGCCCCGCTCGACGGACGCGCCGTCCGTCCGGTCGAGACCTCGTTCGCCGCCTATCTCGCGTCGGCGGGCGCGGCGCATCTCGTCGTGGCCGCGGCGCTGCTGGCGGCGCCATCGCCACGCGTGACGGCGACGCCCGGCGACGAGCCCGCCATCGAGGTCGTGATGGCGGAGGCGCCCGCCGAGCGCGCGCCCGCGCCGTCGTTGGAGGCGGCGCTCCGCGAGGTCGCCACCGAGACGCCGCCGCCGGTCGACCTGACGCCACCCCCGCCGCCGGCGGCGCCCGTGGAGCCGCCACCGCCGCGCGCGGACATCCAACTACCGCCGCCCGTGGAGCCGCCGCCGCCGGTGTTCGAGCGCGTCGAGCCGCCGCCACCGCCATCCGCGGAGATCGATCCACCGTTGCCCGAGCCGCCGCCACCGGTCGCGTTCGAGCCGCCGCGGCCGCGGACACCGCCACCTGCGCGGCCGCCGGTCGCCGCCGCGCCGCCACCCAGACCGGCGCCACCACGCGCGGCCGCCGCGCCGGCGCCCGCGACGACGCGCGAAACCGCAGCGGCGCCGGCCACGAGCGCCGGGACGCCGACCGTCGCGCCATCGGCCGAGATCCAGATGAACTACGCCGCGCTGCTGCTGCAACGGCTGCAGCGGTACCGCGAGTACCCGCGCGCCGCGCGCCAGCGCGGCGAGGAGGGCCGCGTCACGCTGCGCGTCGTGATCGGCGCCGGCGGCGCGCTGGTCGACGTCCAGGTCCAAGGCGGCAGCGGCTTCGCCGCGCTCGACGCCGCCGCGCTCGACATGGCGCGGCGCGCGGCGCCGTTCCCGCCGCTGCCGCCGGCGCTCGGCGCGGCGCAGGCGACCTTCGTCGTGCCGGTGGTGTTCGCGCTCAACCGGTAGACCACGAAAAAGGGCCGCGCGAGGCGGCCCTTTCCGGTCGGGACGTCGCCGCCCCTCCTAGTTGTGCTTGGCCACTTCCATGCGGCCGATCTGGTCGCGGTGCACCTCGTCCGGACCGTCGGCCAGACGCAGCGTGCGCTGGTGGGCGTACATGTTGGCGAGCTTGAACACCTGGCTGACGCCGCCGGCGCCGTGCAGCTGGATGCAGCGGTCGACCACCTTCGACGTGATGTTCGGCACCGCCACCTTGATCATCGCGATCTGCTGGCGGGCTTCCTTGTTGCCGAACTTGTCCATCGCCCACGCCGCCTTGAGCACCAGCAGGCGCGCCATGTCGATCTCCATGCGCATGTCGGCGAAGTGGGCGCGGCTGACGCCCATCTCGGAGATGCGCTGGCCGAACGCGACGCGCGACTTGGCGCGCTTGATGGCCATCTCCAACGCCCGCTCCGCGACGCCGATGGCGCGCATGCAGTGGTGGATGCGGCCCGGCCCGAGCCGCCCCTGCGCGATGTCGAAGCCGCGGCCCTCGCCCAGCAGCATCGCGCTCTTGGGCACGCGCACGTTGTCGTAGATGACCTCGGCGTGGCCGTGCGGCGCGTCGTCGTAGCCGAACACGTGCAGCATCTGCACGATCTTGATGCCGGGCGTGTCACGCGGCACGACCAGCATCGACTGCTGGCGGTACGGCGGCGCGTTGGGGTCGTTCTTGCCCATGAAGATGATGACCTTGCAGCGCGGATCGCCCATGCCCGACGACCACCACTTGCGGCCGTTCAGCACGTAATGGTCGCCGTCGCTCTCGATGCGCGACTCGACGTTCTTGGCGTCCGACGACGCCACCGCCGGCTCGGTCATCGCATAGCTCGAACGGATCTCGCCGGCGAGCAGCGGCTTCAGCCACTTCTCCTGGTGCTCCTTGGTGCCGTAGCGCGCCAGCACCTCCATGTTGCCGGTGTCCGGCGCCGAGCAGTTCGTCGCCTCCGACGCCAGCTTGGAGCGGCCGAGGATCTCGCACAGCGGGGCGTAGTCGAGGTTCGACAGGCCCATCGTGCCGTGCGCGTCGCCGGTCTCGCGGTGGGCCGGCAGGAACATGTTCCACAGGCCGCGCTTGCGCGCCTCGGCCTTGAGCTCCTCCATCACCGGCGGCAGGTTCCAGCGGTCCTTCGCCTTCTCCATCTGCTCTTCGTAGACGGGCTCCGCCGGATAGACGCACTCGTCCATGAACTTGGTGAGCTTCTCGGCCAGCTCCTTCGTGCGGTCCGAGTATTCGAAATCCATCGCCATCGTCGCTCTCCTCCCGGCCGATCCACGCGGTCCACACGACCGCCGGCCGATCCTCTCTGTTCTCAACGGCCGGACTTTATGCCGAATCCCCACGCTAAATGAACGATGATTTTTTGCAGGGGTGCCTCCGGGGAGACGCTCCGGACCGTCACGCGGATGCCACGTACCGCGTCGCGGAACGAGGCCACCAGGGATGCCTACGCCTCGCGCACCGGACGATGCGCCAGCCACAGCCCCAGCGCGAGGCAGGCGAGCGCGGCGGCGAACAGCGGCGACAGCCGCTCGCCGAGGAAGATCCAACCGAGCGCGGCGGAGGTGACAGGGCCGAGCGCGATGAACACGGTCACCCGCGTCGGCGTCGTGTGGGCGAGCGCCCACAACCACAGAAAGTAGCCGACGCCGCTGGCCAGCCCGATGAACAGCACCGCCAGCCATGCCGTCGTCGTGAACCGCGGCCAATGGTCGAAGAACCCCTCCAGCCCGGCCAGCGGCGCCAGGAAGGCGATCGACGCCAGCATCGCGAAGGCGCCGACCTGCAGTGTCGGATATCGGCGCACGTAAGGCCGGTAGAGGACGCTGCACACCGCGCCGCACAGCGCGCTGGCGAACACCGCCGCCTCGCCCCACCAGCCGCCGCCGCCCGGCGCCAGCGCCTTGTCGCCCAGCGCCAGGCCGACGCCGGCGAAGGTCAGCGACACGCCCAGCGTCTTCGCCAGCGTCAGGCGCTCCATGCCGGCGGCGGCGGCGATCACCATGGTCAGCAGCGGAAACGTCGCGAAGATCAGCGCCGCGCGGCCCGACGGCATGAACCGCAGGCCCCAGTTCAACAGCGCGATCAGCACGCCGAACTGGACGATGCCGAGCAGCGCCACCGGCACGATGTCGCCGCGCGCGAAACGCGTCCGCGGGATCGCCGCCGCCATCGGCAGCAGGCAGAGGACGCCGACGACGTAGCGCAGCAGCGCCAGCGCCGCCGGGGTCGTCTGGTCGATGGCGTGGCGGCTGGCGACCATGGCGGCGCCGACCAGCACGCCGCTGCCGGCGGCGGCCCACGCCGCGCGCGCGGCGCTCACAGCGGCTTGTCCCAGGTCTCGCCGACCAGGTCGCAGCCGAACTTGTGGTAGGGCTCCTCCGCCACCAGCGCGTAGCCCTCGCTGGCGTAGATCGCGCGCGCCGCCAGCAGCACGTTGTTGGTCCACAGCGTCATCTTGCGGTAGCCCGCCGCGCGCGCGAACCGCTCCGCCTCGCGCACCAGCCGGCGTCCGAGGCCGGTGCCGCGCGCCTCCGGCTCCACCAGCACCAGCCGCAGCCGCGCCACCTCGTCGCTGTCGCGCACGACGAAGGCCGAGCCGATCTGGCGGCCGTCCTTCTCGGCGATCCACGACGCCTCCCGCGCCGGGTCGAAGCTCAGGATCAGCTTGGCGGCGATCTCCGCGACCAGCGCCTCGAACTCGTGGTTCCAGCCGAACTCGCGGTGGTAGAGCGTGGCGTGGCTGGCCACGACCCAGCCCATGTCGCCGATTCGGTGCGGCCGCAGCACGAAGGGCTCGCGGGCGGGCCCACCGCCCAGCAGGCGCTCGATCGTCGCCATCGCGTCCAGCAGCGTCCGCTGGTCGCCCTCGGCCAACGCGCCGAGCACGGCCGTGAACTCGCGCTGCGAGGCCTTGTCGAGCGGCGCGAAAGCCTTGCGACCGGCGCGGGTCAGGGTCAGCAGGCTGCGGCGCGCGTCGTC
The genomic region above belongs to Rhodospirillales bacterium and contains:
- a CDS encoding DUF4743 domain-containing protein → MSFLDHIERCNAHDLSQFAPWRIGATPAGWVHRDFAPHLASPGSPFRRDGAGWRLDDALTTPVARTRAVEAFLLTLRDRGLVEAWRGERYPVTPDLKATPLMDIERAAAPLFGVRAYGVHLTGFTRRADGLRIWVPRRARDKPTYPGMLDNTVAGGQPTGLGLMENVVKECGEEASIPPEIARRAVAVGAITYCHQSGAQLKPDVQYVFDLELPADFTCAGNDGEVESFELWPARSVYERVRDTMDFKYNCNLVLIDFFVRHGLIEADDPDYFAIVSGLRRNAHGPGR
- a CDS encoding TRAP transporter substrate-binding protein — encoded protein: MKRRQILAAAGAAAIAAPAVLRAQTPVTLNGAVQFNDDHAFTKALVRFSELVVKYYGKPVNFTLHKNSSLGLEKQYFEYMAQGKAVDYAIVSPAHMSTFAKAAPFIDAPFVFRDIAHMNAVVGKNLLKPIADEIAQKAEVMLIGHAGGGVRNIFANKPVRNLAEIKGLKVRVQGAPIWSKTFAAAGMSPTVIAYNEVYNAIQNGVIQAGENEAAGVEAMKFYEVAPHLNLTEHAVSIRPICFSVKTLKTLPKELQEAIVKAGAEAGDFGRALESSEEKTKLDALEKAGKLKRVPFTDRDAMKKLVDPVMATYAKEIGAEGIYAQINAV
- a CDS encoding YcnI family protein; this translates as MSPLLPRALSAAVLSSSLVLPAAAHVVAHPDEGVAGGYFRAAFAVTHGCKGSPTVAVTIRVPADVLSVKPRPKAGWTIEIVKRPVDPPVESGHGSAIRETAAEVTWRGGPLDDAHFDDFTLSMRLPAKPGETLYFPVVQTCASGAHNWTTIPAAGQGWHDVPEPAPFVKLRAR
- a CDS encoding ABC transporter substrate-binding protein, giving the protein MSITRMIKAASVALGLSLAATAAAAQTFVNIRTQDAPKYDPHTNTSSGMGHPMYMMGDTLVALDWDLKAVKPLLAKSWDRSADGLTYTFKLRDDVTFCSGKKFTAADVIYSFSRLANPDARYPFYWRLGDIDSLTAPDPHTLVYKLKRPHAELLVDLTNFAATIINKDNVDALGADFGVKGFDGTGPLCWERWEPRKELVLKRHDAYKWGPTAVYKNPGPVKYERMIWRIVPEETTRMAAMLAGQADFCHWNPLQAIDAFRKAPNLSVYEPDAYFSMYYYGFKTTREHLRDKRVRAALSHLIDREEINKAIFFGQAVAARSLVAEQALDFNPATLDGLTKYDPALSRKLLDDAGWAMGADGFRHKDGKKLELLLYSYTVGQNPKLSEVLQGAARKVGVDIKIQMWDPTVFFQKIAQQDYDIWTLSVPYTSAGDQMYLYYHSKNRPVPNRMMWADPATDALLDAGRGSITEADRRTNFFKVQQLVHDEALMLPVVHGRLHLVAKKSIKNVRAHGNYAAALYKGLDIAP
- a CDS encoding PaaI family thioesterase, whose translation is MTADELQALLERALPARDRHGVVVEEAEDQDVRLRFPFAADFVGPGEIFSGPLLLSFADTAVFAAAVAATGGARLALTSTLNATFLRPAQPADTLAIARVIRRGRASLHAEAWLFSHAVVDPVLHATATCVLRDP
- a CDS encoding TRAP transporter small permease subunit — encoded protein: MTIQVPRPPGLWRRVAAVYGRALDHALVFAVAILVLPVSLQIFSRFTAIIPHYIWTEEMARFLFIWTIMIGTMVGVRDSAHFEVDVWPRMGARGEAVARLLGRIGVLALALVFIVAGYEFTKFAWNRISELAELPLWLIHVAWPVAGFTWLVFLGPQMRDDLAVIAGARA
- a CDS encoding TRAP transporter large permease, with amino-acid sequence MTGAVLSPGQAAIVLFGLFFLLMFLRVPVAFALGLACLPILAIEPRLSVMSLAQETFNAYNSFILLAVPFFLLTANLMNTGGITDRLMKLSRTMVGHFPGGLAQINVVLSIFFAGISGSSTADAASQSKLFIEAQRKEGYDDSFSVAITAVSAVLAVIVPPSILMIVWGGILTTSIGALFLAGIVPGLLIGLAQMATVHAYAVRRGYPTYPRATWSQFTGALAHSSLALMTPVIIIGGKIFGWFTATESAAIAVLYAGTLSFIVYREMDLKGLYGALLDTGKLAGVALFCVGTASMFGWLLAYYKIPDAILTDVRSWNMGFYGVGFFIAFVFLVVGCFLDAIPAIIICGPILQPLAKGVAMDPVHFAMIGIVSLAFGLVTPPYGLCLMIACSVAGMRVRDAIKDTMIMLVPMLLVLALVIAWPAASLFLPSLISPDFLR